The Maridesulfovibrio salexigens DSM 2638 region GACCAGCCATGATAACTCTCTTGAGATATGCTCCCTGCTTAAAAAAGATATGGGTATTGATATTCTTGCCCATTTGACCTGTGTCGGTGCCAGTGAACAGTCCATTGACGAGTTTGTCTCCCGTCTGTGTGAAACCGGGGTTTCGGATATTCTGGCTCTCGGCGGTGACGGGGTTAAGGATGCAAATGGTGAAGGACAGAGCCGTTTCTTTCATGCTTCTGACCTTGTGGAATATGTTGATGATAAATTTTCTGAAGTTGGGATTGCTGTTGCCGGCTATCCGGGAGGTCATCCTGAATCTCCATCCATTGCCAAGGATATTGAAATCCATAACTCCAAGTTGTCCAAGGGAGCGGATTTCACCATGACCCAGCTTTTCTTCGATAACAGGCTTTACTTCGATTACGTGGACAGGCTGGCAGAACTTGGCAGTACAGCTCCGGTGATTCCCGGTGTTCTGCCCATCCAGTCTTTAAGTTCTTTGCGCCGGATTATGTCTCTTTGCGGCGCAGGCATTCCCGGTGATCTTTATTGCGGTGTGGAAAAGGCTTTTGAAAAGGGCGGTGATGAAGCGGTCATGGAATTCGGTTTTGACTTCGCCCGTAAACAGATCTCAGACTTGTTGGATAGAGGGGCGCCGGGTGTTCATATTTATAGTCTGAACCGTGCAGCAATGTGCGAGAGATTGATTACTGACCTTAAAGGTGACGGATATTTTAATTAAACACCTTCCTCCCCTGCTTGGAAGCCCTGTGCGACTAACTCCCGCACAGGGCTTCTTTGTTTTTAGAGAAATCCCTTGAATGCATCGGCGATCTGGGCGGCTGTTTTTACCCGCGCCGGACCGTTTTCAATGATGAAGGGTAGAATTTTATCGGAATAGTTTCCCAACCCGGAAAGCAGGGTTTCGCTGAGGCCCTTAGAGGAAGGGGAGGCGATAAAGTCTTTGATCTCTGTGTAGAGGGTTTTGGCTTCGCTTACGGAATTGTTGCCGGATGTGTAGGCGGTGGAGGCATGATCGTATACTTGCTTAGCCTTATCAAAGCTGCCGGGAGTAGTGATTATTTTGGTAAGTTTGGAGGTCAGGGAAGAGTCTGTTGTTCCGGCATCCATGCTTTCGGAAAATCCTACCAGCTTGGCAAGTCTGGTGAAGGTGGAGCCGGAGTTGATGTCGCCGAGCTGTGAAGTCAGGGCCGCGCCTTCATCAGGATTAATCAGGCTCATGGTCACGGTCTGGGCATCCACAAGGTTTTCTGTGGAATCGTAGAAACCGCTGTAGACGCTCTTTGCCCGGTCAAGCAGGCTAGCACCTTCTGCTGCGCTTTTTGCTGTTTCAGCGGAAGAAGACAGATCGTTCAGGCTGAATGCCAACACAGTAGAGGCCTGAAAAAGCATACATGCAACGGCCAACAGGGAAACAGTTATCATACGGGAACGGTAATTTTTCATTTTTATTTCTCCATGTTCATTTGGTTTAGGTCTGCAGTATACTTTATTGTTGGGATATTTCCATTAGAAAAGCCGCAACTTCTTCAGAAGTTGCGGCTTTTTTTTGTAAACTTATTGGAGTTACTGGGCGTCATGAGTATTGCGGACTGCCATGGCGTGGGTCAGGCGGTCAATGATGATCGCCAGAAATACGATGGAAAGTCCGGCCTCAAAGCCCATGCCGATATCAATGCGGTTGATTGCTACCAGTACTTCCATACCCAGCCCTTTAGCTCCGATCATGGAGGCTACAACAACCATTGCCAGTGCCATCATGGTGGTCTGGTTGATGCCGACAACTATGGTCGGCCTTGCCAAAGGCAGCTGCACCTTGAACAAAGTCTGCATGGGAGTCGCACCAAAGGCCCGGGCCGCTTCGATTACGTCCTTGGGAACCTCGCGGATACCTACATTGGTGAGGCGGATAATCGGAGGCATTGAGTAAATGATCGTTGCGAAAAGCGCTGGAACCTTTCCAAGGCCGAAGAGCATCATTACCGGGATAAGGTAAACAAAGCTCGGCATAGTCTGCATGGCATCGAGAATCGGTTTGATGATGGTTTCCACGCGGTCACTTCTTGCCATCCAGATTCCGACGGGAATCCCTACTAAAAGTGATATGGCAACCGCACCGGTGACCAGTGCCAGAGTCATCATGGTCAGCTTCCAGTATCCGAAGCAACCGATGACAAAAAGCATGGCTGACATGCCCAGTCCTCTTTTCCAACTGCCGAGCAGCCACCATCCGACTGCGCCGACACCGATTATCATTACAAACCACGGGATCATGAGGAAGAATTGCTGCAAAGCAATAAGCATTTGCAAAAGAACATGGCCCAGAGCATCAAAAAAAGATCCCCAGTTATCCATGACCCATGTCATAGCTGTGTTTACCCAGTCAGCCAGTGGTATTTCCAGAGTCTTTGGAAATTTATACATTATTAAAATCCAGTTGTTGTGTTTTAATTCAGTGCGGCCTTGATCTTGGCAGCTCTATCAGCGGAAACCCACTTGGTCCAAACGTCTTCCTTGGTTTTCAGGAACCACTCAGCAACCTCTTCAAGGCTCGCATTCTCATTTTTCATGTATGCGAGACACTCGTTGGTCATGGCCATGGTTGTTTCGTATTTTTTGAACATTTCAATAATTTCAGGAGCACGTTCCATCAAGGATTTGCCGACGATGATGTTAACATCGGAGTTGGGGTACAGGCAGAGTCTGGTATCATTCCATACTTTGGGATCATAAGGGGCTTCTTCAAGGAAAGTCATGTCGATCATGCCCATTACCCAAGTGGGGCCCCAGTAATAACCAACCCAGCCTTTACCGCGTTTGTAAGCGGAAACCATGGAGCCGGCCAGTGCGGCATCTGAACCGGGGGCGAGAAAGTTAAAATTATCATCCAGGCCGTAGTTTTTAAGCTTTTGCTCTGTTTTTTGGGTGGCGGTCCATCCGGTAACGCCGGAATATATGAGCCCCATGGAAGGATCTTCGGGATCTTTGAAATATTCAGGGTACTTGGCGAGGTCGGCAACGGTTTTGAGATCCGGTGTCATGGGCTTGATGCCGCGCTTAGGGTCACCCTTGATCATGTATGTGGGAACCATCAGTCCTTCACGGGCATCCTTGAAGTTCGGGCCAAGGTCAAAAAGTGTTCCGGCCTTGATGCCTTTATCGTAAAGGTGCTGGGAGTTTGATGTCCATGATTCCATGTCTACGTCCATGTCGTCACGCATGATTGCTTCATATGCAATAGCGGTTCCGGCCGGTATGTATTCAACTTCAGTGCCGTATCCATGCTCAATGATGAATCCGGCAATGCGGTTATGGATCTGGATGCTGTCCCAGTTGAGGTCGGCGAAGATGACCGGCTTGTCAGCTGCCTGTGCAGAATTAACGGGCATAATGCTTATGATTGCAGCAAAAACAAAGCCTGCAACCCAAAGCATTGCGTGTGATTTAATTGTATTCATAACTAAAAATCCTCCAAAAATATTAAATTGACGGGTCCGGTCCATATTCAGCCACAGCAGCAATCAGGTTGCCGCTGACCACAACGCCGATGAACTCATTGTTGGTGTCTATTACGGCAAGGGGCCAATCGGATTCGGACATCATGGGATATAATTCAAGTGCGGGGGTCTCAGCGGAGACACTGCGGGCAGGTTTAATTATATCTTCAAGTTTCTTATCACCGCTTTCGACTGCTTTGGCTGCATCGGCGGCATGGACAATGCCGAGCAGGTTGTCGTCGGCATTAAGTGCAAATATGGAAGAAATGCTGTTCTTGCGCATCTTACGCAGGGCCGCACGCGGTCCGTCAGCGGCAACGTAAACAACAGCTTCCGCTTTTTTCATGACATTTTCAGCGGTGAGCACCTTTGTGGCGTCCACGTCTTCTACAAAACGTCTGACATAGTCGTTGGCGGGTTCTGTGAGGATTTCTTCAGGGGTGCCGGTCTGGACGATTATGCCGTCCTTCATGAGTACAATACGGTCACCCAACTTCAGGGCTTCATCGAGGTCATGGCTGATGAATATGATTGTTTTGTGCATCCGCTTTTGCAGCTTGATCAATTCATCCTGCATGTCGCGGCGGATGAGCGGGTCGAGAGCGGAGAATGCTTCGTCCATGAGCAGTATGTCCGGGTCAAGGGCGAGGGCTCTTGCGAGTCCTACTCTCTGCTGCATACCGCCGGATAATTGTGAGGGGTAACTGTTTCCCCAGCCATCAAGACCGACCTGAGCCAGCATTGCTTCGGAAACTTTCCGTTTCTCGTCAGCCGGTTTGCCCATCAGGTCCAGACCGAATTCCACATTTTCATAAATTGTTTTGTGGGGGAGCAGGGCAAAGTTCTGGAAGACCATGCCAAGTTTTTTTTGACTTAATTTCCGCATTTCCGGTGCATCAAGTGTTGTAATGTCTACACCGTCCACAAGAATTCTGCCGTCTGTCGGTTCGATGAGGCGGTTTATGCAGCGCACCAGTGTTGACTTACCGCTGCCGGAAAGTCCCATGATAACGAGGAGTTCTCCTTCATTGGCAGAAAAGGAAGCCTGATTGACTCCTACGCTGAGCCCCGTTTGATTAAAAATTGTTTCTTTATCCAGTCCTTCGCGGACTAATTTTAAACCCTTCTGTGGATTTGTTCCGAAGATTTTTGTGACGTTCTCAACAACTAATTTTTTCATTTAATAACGATGCCCGTAGGCCTTGTTTGAATTTACAAAGAAGGCAAAAGGGTAACATAAGGAAAGTATATGTCAAATTAGCTTAAGATAGTATTGCTAATGTATTTTGTGATGTTGTTTTTACTGTTTTTAAAGTTGTATCTGTTTGTGGTATAGTTGTGTTTGCTGATGAATAAAAAAATAAAAAATACAACATGATTTTGGCTGTATTGTCTAAGAGTAACATTATGAATGTACTGTTTCTGCTTTGAAAAATGCAGTTTGAGTAGAAAAATAAAGAAAGGCGTGCGTTTTGCGTAAGGAAGGGCTTAAAAACGAAAAAAGCCGCAACTTTCGTTGCGGCTTTCTTTGTTTACGAGTGGTGCCGAAGAGAAGACTCGAACTTCCACGGAGAAACCTCCACTAGACCCTGAACCTAGCGTGTCTACCAATTCCACCACTTCGGCACTCGGTAGAGAAGTGTTTATTGATTTCGACCTGCTTTGGCAAGAACTTTTTTTGTTAAATTGTAAATAAATTGTAAAAAAGCTGCTCTCGATAAAAAAGTGTCACTCAAAAAGTAATAGTTTTCTAATTGTGGCCCCCGTTTTCTCTTGTTATAGAAAGCCTAGTAAGAAAATTAATAAGGGGGATATTCATGGACCCGTCCACGCTGGTTCCGGCTGCTATTGGTATTTCAGTTCACCCTATCTGGCCGGTAACTCTTTCAATCATTACTTTTTCCGTTCACCTGTTGCTTATGAATGCGGTTTTCGGGGGAGCGGCGATCGTCTTTGTTCACTCTCTTTCCGGAGGAACAGCGATTTCCAAAAATATTTCCAAGAAATTGCCGACACTGCTGGCTCTGGCAATTAATGCCGGAGTGCCGCCGCTCTTGTTTCTGCAAGCAGTGTACGGTCAGTTCAGCTATGTTTCCTCAATTCTCATGGCTGTTTTCTGGCTGGCGGTGATTGCTGCCCTCATCTGCGGCTATTATGGTTTGTATTTTCATAACTACCGCTATGAAAAACTGGGTGTCTCAGGACGCAGTCTGACCATGCTGGCAGTGCTCTGTATGATTGTCTACATCGGCTTCATGCTTTCCAATAAAATGACCCTGATGCTGCGCCCGGAGGTCTGGTCTGAATATTTTACTGATCCGCACGGATTCAACCTCAACCTGAGTGATCCGGTTCTTTACCCGCGCTTTATGCATTTTGCCATATCCGCGTTGGCTGTGGGCGGACTCTTTGTTGCCTTAGTGGGCAAGCGGAAAGGTTATTCAGACTTTGTTGATACGGGAATGAAATGGTTCTCACGGTCAACATTAGTGAATGTACTTATGGGGTTCTGGTTTCTGGTGGCCCTGCCCAAAGAAATAATGCTTATCTTTATGGGCGGTGATATTCTTGCCACGGTTTTGCTTTGTGTGGGATTGCTCGCAACTTTTGCCATGCTTCACGCCGGATTCACCAAGAACGTTTACTGGGGCGTAGCTGCAACGGTTTTTATTGTGCCGGTCATGGCTGTTATGCGTCATCTTGTCCGCCAGAAATATCTGGAACCGTATTTTACACTTGATACCGCCCCCGTGTCAGGGCAGTGGTCTCCCTTCATACTTTTTGTTGTCTCCCTTATTGCAGGCGGATTTTGCATCGTCTACATGCTGAAACTCATGCGCAAGGCTGAAAGGAGTTAATGATGGAATATCCAATCTGGCATTTAACTACTTTCGGCGGTGGGTTCTGGATCGCGGTCATTGCTACAATCCATGTTTTCGTGGCTCAGTTTGCCGTTGGTGGCGGGCTGTTTTTAGTCGTCACAGAAAAACTGGCCTACAAGACTGAATCAGGCGAGTTGCTTGATTACGTTAAAAAACATTCTAAATTCTTTCTGCTTCTTACGATGGTTTTCGGGGGCGGGACCGGGGTTGCTCTCTGGTTTACCATGGCTCTTCTCAGTCCGCAGGGAACCCTTGTGCTGGTCCGCGAGTTTCTCTTTGCATGGGCTACGGAATGGGTCTGGTTCGTGGGTGAGATCGTTGCCCTGCTTATCTATTATTACTATTGGGATAAGATGAACCGCAGGGATCATCTGATTATCGGCTGGTTCTATTTCATTTTTGCTTTCCTGTCTCTTTTTACCATCAACGGTGTGGTTTCCTTCATGCTCACCCCCGGAGTCTGGGAGGAAACCAGAAGTTTCTGGGATGCCATTTTCAACCCCACTTTCTGGCCCGCACTCTTTTTCCGTACCGCACTTTGCGGCATGCTTGCCGGACTGTTCGGTTTTGTGACTGCGGCACGGATCAAGGATAAGGACCTGCGTTGCATGCTGGTCCGTTTTTGCGGCATCTGGACCCTGACCGGATTGGTTCTGACCGTATTTTCCGGTTACTGGTATATGGGCAGTATCCCCGCGGAGCAGATTATGCTGGTGGTCCATAAGTCACATCGCGTGGCTTATTTCATGGAAGTATTTAAGTACACTGCTCCGGTTCTCCTTTTCGGTGGTCTGTTCATGGCTATCTGTGCCCCGCGCCGGGTTAATTTCAGCTCGGCAATGGTAATGCTGGTGGTGGCTTTGATGTTTTACGGTTCCTTCGAGTTCATGCGCGAGGCCGGCCGTAAGCCCTATGTTGTCTGGGGTGAGGTCTATTCCACCAACATCACCGTGGAGCAGGCAAAGAAGCTGCACGGTGAGTCCATTCTGCAAAATGCTAAATGGATTCCGCAGGACCTGCGCGAGATTACTGATCAGAACCGCTTGAAAGCCGGATCATGGCTTTATCAGATGGAGTGCGGTCCGTGTCATGCTATTAACGGCCCCATGAATGATATTGTGCCCCGTACATCAAAATACACTACTGCTGGGCTGGATGCTTTTATCTCCGGCATGGGCAAGGTTAATAAGTATATGTCGGAATTTATGGGTAATGCTGAAGAACGCAGAGTTCTTGCCGAATATATCCATTCTGTCGGTTCGGGATACGATCCTGTTCTGCCGGAAACTGAAGAAGCAGAGCTGAGTCCCGGGCCCTTCAAAGCTGAGCAGGAATATGTGCTCATGGCTTGGTCGCTGGAAGGATTGCGTTTGATCATCGATAAAGATCGCGCCATGTCCATCTCAGACAAGGGCAGCACAGTACGCGCTCAGCTCTTGCTGCGTGGAGATCCACCCGAAGTTGTCACTGATGATGTAAAAATCGTCTGCAAGCCGCAGGGTATGGATAAGAGTTTTGAACTTGCGGTTAAGGACGGTTATTTTCAGTCCGGTCCCATAGAAATACTGCCTTACACCAAGGAAGCCTATCAGCCCTTGCCCCCGGTGGAAGTTCAGGCTTTTGATGCGAATGGAAATGTTCTCGCAAGTACAACTATCGTGCTTCCGGTCTCTACCCGTCCGGGCTGCAACAATTGTCACGGCGGAGGTTGGGATATACCGGAGCAGGGTGGATTTTCCGCTCGCACAGCGATGGATATCGCCGGGGTGCATGACCGCGATAACAAAACCAACTTTAGGCAGCGGTTAAAGGATAACGAGATCATTGACTGCATGGGATGCCACGACGGTGAATTGCAGCTTAATCTGTCCACCGCTCTGCACGGTTTTCATGCTGTTTATCTTTCAGGCAGGGAGAACGATGCGTGCATGATGTGCCATCCGCAGGAAAGTCTGCGCGGTGTTCATGTTGATGCCGGAATGGAATGCGTGAATTGCCACGGCTCTATGGAGAATCATTCTCTAGCTCTGCTTAAAGGTGAAGAACAGAAGCCTGCAGCCAAGGAACTTATTAAACTGATTACTCCGGTTGATTATGAGCTTGAAGAAATCAATGCACGTCAGCCTAATGAGCAGCAGCCTGATTGTCTGACCTGTCACGTTGAATTCGCTGACCCTGATTCGGATTCTGCCTTTAACAAGTGGACTGAGGACAGCTCCGGCTTGTTCCGCAATCGCAAGGATGAAATGGATGCCGTGATGTGTGCTGCATGTCATAACGCACCGCATGCAATCTTCCCGGCAGCAAACGAGCGCGACAATCTGCGTCCGCTACAATATATGGGTGAAGCGCAGCCCATAGGAGCAGCCGGAACATGTACGGTCTGCCATGAGGACGATATGGGCTATCCGGCCCACCACCCCGGAATGGGATTGGAAGAGTAAACAAATAAAGCCCGGTTCGAACATAGTTCGAACCGGGCTTTTAAATGGTATTTTCTAGGTGCGAAACGGCGAAGCCCAATAAAAGGGGTTAAGCCGCCGGAGGCAAACTAGCCGCGTTTGAGCAAAGGTCTTTCGTTTTTGGAAGCCCTGTTCACAGCGCGCATTACGTTATCGGAATCACCTGCGGGTACGGTGAAGGTGGACTGGCGTCCCTGAATCTTCACGTGCTGGATGCGCACGGGGTTGATGCGTGCGCGGCGGCAGATCATGTCTACCAGTTTACGCGGGGTCATGCCGTGTGCACGGCCGATGTGCGCGGTGAAGCGTACACGACCACGGTTTGCTGCGGGTCCGCCGCACTCTTCGATTTTACGGTAGCTGCGTTTGTCGAGAACGCCGCCCTGAGAATGCTTGAGCAGTGCTGCAACAGCTTCAATAGGATCAACGCCTTCGAGCAATTCGTGGGCGAGATCAAGGTATGAAAGATGCTTGCCGGCTTCAACGATTTCGCTAAGCTCTGCACCCATGCGGGATTTTTTCACATCGATAACCTGATCGATGGTCGGCAGGGGTTTCTTGTCTACGCGGAGCTTGGTGATCTTGGTGATGTAGCGCAGTTTACCGAATTCGCGGGGGGTAATCAGGGTTACAGCAACACCTTTTTTACCAGCACGACCGGTACGGCCTACGCGGTGCACAAAGCTCTGCGGATCCTGCGGCAGGGCGAAGTTAACAACGTGTGAAAGGTCGGGAACGTCGATACCACGGGCGGCAACGTCGGTAGCCACGAGGATTTTACAGCGGCGTTTGCGGAAACGCATGAGGATATCTTCGCGGCGGGCCTGAGAAAGATCACCGTGAATGGGTTCGGCAGGGTAGCCGCGCTCAGCAAGAGTTCCTGCTACGCGGTCTGCATCTGCACGGGTGCGGCAGAAGACCAGACCGTAAAATTCGGGCTGCGCATCAACAACACGGCAGAGTGCTTCAAAACGGTCACGCTCGTTTACTTCGTGAAAAATGAGTTCGGTCAGCGGTGCTTCGTCTTTTTCGCGCTTTACAGAAACCACATCGTAATCGCCCATAAATTTCTTGGCGATGTTCATTACTTCGCGGGGCATGGTAGCGGAGAAAAGCAGGGTACGGCGATCTTCACCGGCATTTTCCATGATCTCGGATACTTCTTCAAGGAAGCCCATGTTGCACATTTCGTCAGCTTCATCGAGTACGAAGTTGTTGATCTGGGAAAGGTCGAGGGTCTTTCTGCGGATGTGGTCCAGAACACGGCCTGGAGTACCGACAACGATGTCCGCGCCGCGTTTGAGTGCTTTCAGCTGCGGAAGCATGGGCTGTCCACCATAAACAGTGGCTACGAAAACTTTGCGTGAGCCGCGGAAAGAAATGATTTCATCCGCAACCTGCATAGCCAGTTCGCGGGTGGGGGTCAGGACGATGGCCTGAACGTGTCCTGCGCCTTCGCGGACATTTTCAATGATAGGCAGGCCGAAAGCTGCGGTCTTACCGGTACCAGTCTGAGCCTGACCTACGATGTCCTTTTCACCGGAAAGGAGCATGGGAATGGTTTTTTCCTGAATAGGGGTGGGCGCGGTGAAGCCTTTTTTCTCAAGTGCTTCAATAATGGCATCGGAAAGGCCGAGGTTTCTAAATTTTTCCATGATGTATGTATCTCTCTAAAATGTAGTGAAAATAAAAGTTGTATTTAAAAGGGCAATAAAACATGAGCGCGTCTCAGTTCTCAACTGGGCGCGTGTTAATTCCCGTTTCAGCTGGGCCGGATTTATTAAATCGGGTCGTTTGTTATCACTGGCAAAAGTACAGCAACACGAATCAGCAAACCGCACGTGCGGCCTGATCCGGGGATGTTCCGGTCTTGCGGAAATGGGGGTGAAAAACAAAGCAAGGCCCGCCCCTTAAATGCAGGGGAGGCTTCTAGCTACCGTAATTAATGTCCGGTATTTTTGGAGGGACCGTCCGGTTATCTCGATCTACAAAAGGTGGGTAAAAAAACTCACAAAGGCAGATCGTACTTTTTCCTGAAACAGCGAGGCGAACTGCCTGCATAACTGGTCCCAATCTCTTAATTAGGTTTCAGGAAAATCGTCACATAAGGACGATGTACGAAGCAAGTACACTGCCCTTGTCTTAAAACTCGGGTCTCTCTGGACCCAAAACAACCGGATATGGACGGACGCGAGGAGCTTTAAGCACCGAATTGATGTTGGGTCAAGGGTTTTCTTTAGGAAGTAATGTTGACTTTGATTATATACTGATTAAATATTCTTCTATAATTTTTGGGTTGTTAAATATAGTTTGTTCTAAAAAAGGAGATTCGCTATGGGCGATAAAATTGTAGCTGGTATGTATTTGTCCGGCAATTCGTGCAGAATTGTTGCAGTGGGTGGGAATAAGGAATCTCATGAGGTTTTAGATGTTAAAACCAATAAGATATCGATTAATAAAAACCCCTCAAGTTCTGATGCTGTAAATTTTGCAAATTCTATTCAGGATTATTGTGATGAAAATGGTGTTGATAAGATTGTTTATAATAAAAGAATCTCAAAAGGTAAAATGGCTAGTAGTGAAGAATCATTTATTATGGAAGGGGTAATCTTGGCTTCTGTCTCTGTTGAGGCTGAGCGTGTACATTCGAAAACACTGAAAGCAACGCAGGACAAGTTTGGAGATTTGAAGACAGAAAAGCCCTCCACTGCAGATTTAGGAAGGGCATATGATTTTGCCTTTGAGGGACTTGATTAACTTATAAAGAGAAAGCCGCAACCAAGGTTGCGGCTTTTTCGTTCCTCTTACCCCTCCCCCCCCAATTACCTACCAACCAACTTCCCACAAAATTCTATTGAAATTAAATTCCCTCTCACATAGATTCCCGTCAGGACTCTTAACAGTTTGGAGGCATTATGAAACTGTTGAAAACTGGTGAAATACGCGGAGCGGTTGAGCGTTGCGAGCCTGAGAGGATCGCTGTTGCGTATGTTGGGTTGGACTGGGAGAAATTTATCGACAAAGAGAAAGTTAAAGAAGTCGTGGTTTCTCCCACTGAAGGGTCAAATCCAAAGGGGATTCAGTCCCTTGTGGATTGCCTTTCATGGGAAAACGTACACTTTTTGGATAACCTTCATTGCAAATTTTATATTGGCGAACAGTCCGCCGTACTTGGAAGCCCCAACTTAAGTAGAAACGGAATCGCGGAAACGGGGTTGGAAGAAGCTGCTGTGGAAATTACTGATCTGCGGGAAATTGAAAATCTCAGCTCCTATTTTTCTGAAATCAAGCAGAGCGCCATGGAGAAATATCCTGCGGAGGAAATGAAAAAGCAGGCCCTTTCTGATCTTTATAATATATGGCGTGAACGCGAGAGAAGCAGAGGTGCTGAGGAAATTGAGGAGGACGGCGAGGAACTTCTTGATTTTGCGGTGCTTAGCGAAACTGACTTTTATATTGCATGGTACGGTGACAGCGACAACGTTGAATACAGCGGCGACATTGAAAACTACGAAAGTCTTATTGATGATGAAATGCATCTGGCTGCCGGCGATAAGATCAGAAAAGGAAAGTGGGTTCTTTGCTGGAAGATCAATGAGAATAATCAGCCGAATATGCAGGTGAAGCCGCACTGGTTGTTTATTGATGAGCTGTTTGAAAATGCCGCCTATCTCAAAGATGAAAAGTACGACTATACTACTGTCGCGGTAATGCGCTCGGACAAGGAACCGGTCAAACCGCCGTTTGAACTTACCCCCAATGTTATTCGTGCTTTTAAGGAACTGATCAGTTCAGATAAGTACTTGAGCACATTTGTCGGCGGAGAAGGCGTTTTTTATATTAAGGATACATTTCCGGTGTTCAAGCAGTTTATGGCTGACTGGAAAAAGATGGTTTCCTGATCTTAAAGTAAAACTGTGGAACGCAAAAAAGCCGCAACATTTGTTGCGGCTTTTTGATTTTATTGAAGCGTTGAGTCAGTTCATCCCTGCCTTCATCTTCTCAGCATTTAAAATCGTCCATGAATCAGCGTTCGGATTAAACATCCCCGCTTGAGTTAGTATCTTATGGATGAAACCTTGTTTGCGCAGTTCTTTAATTCCTTTTTGTAAAGCCTCATATATTTTTTCACCTTCGGGATGGGTTTTGGAAATAAAGAAATGCCTGCTTTCTAATAGTGAAAACTTTATCTCCGGAATTGGGACAAGATGTACTCCGTAGAGGGTCATGCTGGAATCCTTGGCGTTTGATATCTCTAACGGAATCCAGTCAGCACGTCCTGCTCTAATCATTTTGATCATGCATTCGAAGGTTGGTGCATCTATTAAGTTTGTGATGCCCATGTCCCTAAGGACCTTTTTATCATTGTGCCAATGTTGTCCCACAATTCCTTTGCCGTTTAAGTTGATTTCTTTTGCATTGGTGCAAGATAGTAGAGCTGCATTAGATGCAAGGCAGTAGAAGGCTTTTTGAAATTCTCCAAATCTTGTGATCGGATCGCTAACTAGAAAATTTTTTTTATATCTTGGAACATTCAAAGTATTCAGGTTTAGTTGATGGGGGTAAAAAACCACCAGACCATTTGCCGCGTCTTCGGTGGCTCGTCTGCTGTTGGGGATAGCTTTAAAAATAAATACCGGTTCTATTCCGCCAAGTTTAATGGCTTTCTGAGCAATTATAACATCTGCGAGAGACCTGCTGATCTTAGAAGTCGGTAATTCTTCCAGAAGGTAAGGGTGTTTTCCTGTGTGCAAAAGTAATTCATTGTAGCTATCGAGTGTGTCTTGCTGGATAGTAACAGGTATTAGCGTCTTTCCTTGGCTTGGATACGGAAAAGAAAGGAGTATGATAAATAGTAAAAAAAGTGTTTTTTTCATATATAAGTGATCTTAGTTATAATTGTCATAAGCTTAGGGTGGTGTGGCACGAAAGTGGGATGATGTAAAGAGGGCCGCGGGAGTATGAGGATAAAACGCAAAAAAGCCACAACATTTGTTGCGGCTTTTTTGATTCTTCTTGCTAGACCGAATCCTATAAAACCAATTCCTGATTAGGCTTGAATGATCCGGGGCTTTTGATCAGTGCTA contains the following coding sequences:
- a CDS encoding cytochrome ubiquinol oxidase subunit I, translated to MMEYPIWHLTTFGGGFWIAVIATIHVFVAQFAVGGGLFLVVTEKLAYKTESGELLDYVKKHSKFFLLLTMVFGGGTGVALWFTMALLSPQGTLVLVREFLFAWATEWVWFVGEIVALLIYYYYWDKMNRRDHLIIGWFYFIFAFLSLFTINGVVSFMLTPGVWEETRSFWDAIFNPTFWPALFFRTALCGMLAGLFGFVTAARIKDKDLRCMLVRFCGIWTLTGLVLTVFSGYWYMGSIPAEQIMLVVHKSHRVAYFMEVFKYTAPVLLFGGLFMAICAPRRVNFSSAMVMLVVALMFYGSFEFMREAGRKPYVVWGEVYSTNITVEQAKKLHGESILQNAKWIPQDLREITDQNRLKAGSWLYQMECGPCHAINGPMNDIVPRTSKYTTAGLDAFISGMGKVNKYMSEFMGNAEERRVLAEYIHSVGSGYDPVLPETEEAELSPGPFKAEQEYVLMAWSLEGLRLIIDKDRAMSISDKGSTVRAQLLLRGDPPEVVTDDVKIVCKPQGMDKSFELAVKDGYFQSGPIEILPYTKEAYQPLPPVEVQAFDANGNVLASTTIVLPVSTRPGCNNCHGGGWDIPEQGGFSARTAMDIAGVHDRDNKTNFRQRLKDNEIIDCMGCHDGELQLNLSTALHGFHAVYLSGRENDACMMCHPQESLRGVHVDAGMECVNCHGSMENHSLALLKGEEQKPAAKELIKLITPVDYELEEINARQPNEQQPDCLTCHVEFADPDSDSAFNKWTEDSSGLFRNRKDEMDAVMCAACHNAPHAIFPAANERDNLRPLQYMGEAQPIGAAGTCTVCHEDDMGYPAHHPGMGLEE
- a CDS encoding DEAD/DEAH box helicase, coding for MEKFRNLGLSDAIIEALEKKGFTAPTPIQEKTIPMLLSGEKDIVGQAQTGTGKTAAFGLPIIENVREGAGHVQAIVLTPTRELAMQVADEIISFRGSRKVFVATVYGGQPMLPQLKALKRGADIVVGTPGRVLDHIRRKTLDLSQINNFVLDEADEMCNMGFLEEVSEIMENAGEDRRTLLFSATMPREVMNIAKKFMGDYDVVSVKREKDEAPLTELIFHEVNERDRFEALCRVVDAQPEFYGLVFCRTRADADRVAGTLAERGYPAEPIHGDLSQARREDILMRFRKRRCKILVATDVAARGIDVPDLSHVVNFALPQDPQSFVHRVGRTGRAGKKGVAVTLITPREFGKLRYITKITKLRVDKKPLPTIDQVIDVKKSRMGAELSEIVEAGKHLSYLDLAHELLEGVDPIEAVAALLKHSQGGVLDKRSYRKIEECGGPAANRGRVRFTAHIGRAHGMTPRKLVDMICRRARINPVRIQHVKIQGRQSTFTVPAGDSDNVMRAVNRASKNERPLLKRG
- a CDS encoding DUF3010 family protein; translated protein: MGDKIVAGMYLSGNSCRIVAVGGNKESHEVLDVKTNKISINKNPSSSDAVNFANSIQDYCDENGVDKIVYNKRISKGKMASSEESFIMEGVILASVSVEAERVHSKTLKATQDKFGDLKTEKPSTADLGRAYDFAFEGLD
- a CDS encoding phospholipase D family protein, which produces MKLLKTGEIRGAVERCEPERIAVAYVGLDWEKFIDKEKVKEVVVSPTEGSNPKGIQSLVDCLSWENVHFLDNLHCKFYIGEQSAVLGSPNLSRNGIAETGLEEAAVEITDLREIENLSSYFSEIKQSAMEKYPAEEMKKQALSDLYNIWRERERSRGAEEIEEDGEELLDFAVLSETDFYIAWYGDSDNVEYSGDIENYESLIDDEMHLAAGDKIRKGKWVLCWKINENNQPNMQVKPHWLFIDELFENAAYLKDEKYDYTTVAVMRSDKEPVKPPFELTPNVIRAFKELISSDKYLSTFVGGEGVFYIKDTFPVFKQFMADWKKMVS